One Streptomyces sp. R28 DNA window includes the following coding sequences:
- a CDS encoding DUF6519 domain-containing protein → MHGDFSRVIFDPARRFSSVLSQQGRVQLDAEINEQTAILLHYMRTLAADLLGPAAYPPDKDEDALGGFGVDGFDGDTFSVAPGRMYVDGILCECDGTDYWDQPDGHLESDREDDRLPSGPFLVYLRVWERLITAVEAPWIREVALGPGGPDTTARTRVVWQVCLLPLEPGSFRPDMRSAAGFLRERLRGDFEPRGLLAARTRHPDEDLTPSELPPSSGYRGPENQLYRVEVHQGGREGTATFKWSRENGSVVLPVRKIDGATVELETLGRDDKLGVDIGDVVEIVDDATVCRAASDRPDARYGRLYTVRQVDYAGSRVELDAEPADDAGGRRSLHPFLRRWDSECDEGTALPVREDAWLPLEDGIEIRFSPHDEWPRVYRRGDYWLIPARVLTGDVEWPRSREGEPLRRRPHGVHYHYAPLAYIDPHGGDFELVDLRVPFPHRR, encoded by the coding sequence ATGCACGGCGACTTCTCCCGCGTCATCTTCGATCCCGCCCGGCGGTTCTCCTCGGTCCTCTCCCAGCAGGGGCGGGTCCAGCTCGATGCCGAGATCAACGAACAGACGGCGATCCTCCTGCACTACATGCGCACGCTCGCCGCCGACCTCCTGGGGCCGGCCGCCTACCCGCCCGACAAGGACGAGGACGCCCTCGGCGGGTTCGGGGTCGACGGTTTCGACGGGGACACCTTCAGCGTGGCGCCGGGCCGCATGTACGTCGACGGCATCCTGTGCGAATGCGACGGCACCGACTACTGGGACCAGCCCGACGGCCACCTCGAAAGCGACCGGGAGGACGACCGGCTGCCGTCCGGGCCGTTCCTCGTGTATCTGCGGGTGTGGGAGCGCCTGATCACCGCGGTCGAGGCGCCCTGGATCCGTGAGGTGGCGCTCGGACCGGGCGGCCCGGACACGACCGCACGCACCCGCGTGGTCTGGCAGGTGTGCCTGCTCCCGCTGGAGCCCGGCTCCTTCAGGCCGGACATGCGCAGCGCCGCGGGCTTCCTGCGGGAGCGCCTCCGGGGCGACTTCGAGCCGCGTGGCCTGCTCGCCGCCCGGACCAGGCACCCCGACGAGGACCTGACCCCGAGCGAGCTGCCCCCGTCCTCCGGCTACCGGGGCCCCGAGAACCAGTTGTACCGGGTCGAGGTGCACCAGGGCGGCAGGGAAGGGACCGCGACATTCAAGTGGTCGCGGGAGAACGGCTCGGTCGTGCTGCCCGTCCGGAAGATCGACGGCGCCACGGTCGAGCTGGAGACGCTGGGCCGGGACGACAAGCTCGGTGTGGACATCGGCGACGTCGTGGAGATCGTCGACGACGCGACGGTGTGCCGCGCCGCCTCGGACCGGCCCGACGCGAGGTACGGACGGCTGTACACGGTCCGCCAGGTCGACTACGCCGGATCCCGGGTCGAGCTCGACGCCGAACCCGCCGACGATGCCGGCGGGCGCCGGTCACTTCACCCCTTCCTGCGCCGCTGGGACAGCGAGTGCGACGAGGGAACGGCCCTTCCGGTGCGGGAGGACGCGTGGCTGCCGCTGGAGGACGGCATCGAGATCCGCTTCTCGCCCCACGATGAGTGGCCCCGCGTCTACCGCCGCGGCGACTACTGGCTCATCCCGGCCCGGGTGCTCACCGGGGACGTCGAATGGCCCCGCAGCCGCGAGGGCGAGCCGCTGCGGCGCCGGCCGCACGGGGTGCACTACCACTACGCACCGCTCGCCTACATCGATCCACACGGCGGCGACTTCGAGCTCGTCGATCTACGGGTGCCGTTCCCGCACCGGCGGTAG
- a CDS encoding peptidoglycan-binding protein, with the protein MNWSNATDLEPGDVISILGVDHVFYDDVMRTGGSIAWNDQNPGNIISSDEAVSYGAYPGKHNDIFAVFPDEETGFQAVRGYLARRRNKTVLEVMKAYAPAGHGANDPQRYAQQVADAMGVGTDTSLAALDENQLTTFADAIRRVEGWRPGEAHGPDDLPGDVAQWLAEHPSRPERTVADQPFARRGTVTEGVKNIQQRLNDLGCNPPLVVDGNFGPRTHEAVQRFQSGHGLTADGIVGNKTWRQLVGAG; encoded by the coding sequence ATGAACTGGTCCAACGCGACCGACTTGGAACCAGGCGACGTCATCAGCATTCTCGGTGTGGACCATGTCTTCTACGACGACGTGATGCGCACGGGAGGCAGTATCGCCTGGAACGACCAGAATCCCGGGAACATCATCAGCTCTGACGAAGCCGTGAGTTACGGCGCGTATCCCGGTAAACACAATGACATCTTCGCCGTCTTCCCCGACGAGGAGACGGGATTCCAGGCCGTGCGCGGATATCTCGCACGCCGTCGAAACAAGACCGTCCTCGAGGTGATGAAGGCGTACGCACCGGCCGGGCACGGGGCCAACGACCCCCAGCGGTACGCCCAGCAGGTCGCCGACGCCATGGGGGTCGGTACCGACACATCCCTCGCCGCCCTGGACGAGAACCAGCTCACCACGTTCGCGGACGCGATCCGGCGGGTGGAGGGCTGGCGGCCCGGAGAGGCGCACGGACCCGACGACCTGCCGGGAGACGTCGCGCAATGGCTCGCCGAACACCCGAGCCGCCCCGAACGAACGGTGGCGGACCAGCCCTTCGCCCGCAGGGGCACCGTCACGGAGGGTGTCAAGAACATCCAGCAACGCCTGAACGACCTCGGCTGCAACCCGCCCCTCGTCGTGGACGGCAACTTCGGTCCGCGCACCCACGAGGCCGTGCAGCGGTTCCAGTCCGGCCACGGCCTCACCGCGGACGGCATCGTCGGCAACAAGACGTGGCGGCAGCTCGTGGGGGCCGGGTGA
- a CDS encoding peptidoglycan DD-metalloendopeptidase family protein has translation MSAFTIDMSSPFPGGFTAGLGGPGTGGHQSPHWYIQYGMDLGAPAGTQVYAAFDAHITKYSPHDPATDSGKVYGAQLFMRSPNDEMGGFYTHLTDVPGGLGVGTQVSRGDVLGQVYEFAGIDSHLHLALVEIIGGAPNGTYQGVDLYQMFLDTANSGTVTSVTFNQTARLPPGATGGRGGGGQVFRLGSIRGIQQGTAAGDL, from the coding sequence GTGTCCGCATTCACCATCGACATGTCGAGCCCGTTCCCCGGCGGCTTCACCGCCGGCCTGGGCGGACCCGGCACGGGGGGCCACCAGTCGCCCCACTGGTACATCCAGTACGGCATGGATCTCGGCGCCCCCGCGGGCACTCAGGTGTATGCCGCCTTCGACGCCCACATCACCAAGTACAGCCCGCACGACCCGGCCACCGACAGTGGCAAGGTCTACGGCGCGCAGCTTTTCATGCGCTCCCCCAACGACGAGATGGGCGGCTTCTACACCCATCTCACCGATGTCCCGGGCGGGCTGGGCGTCGGCACACAGGTCTCCCGCGGGGATGTGCTGGGCCAGGTCTACGAGTTCGCGGGCATCGACTCGCATCTGCACCTGGCGCTGGTCGAGATCATCGGCGGTGCACCCAATGGCACGTACCAGGGTGTGGATCTGTACCAAATGTTCCTGGACACCGCGAACTCCGGCACGGTCACGTCGGTCACCTTCAACCAGACGGCTCGCCTCCCACCCGGGGCGACGGGGGGTAGGGGCGGTGGCGGCCAGGTCTTCCGCCTCGGGTCGATCCGCGGCATCCAGCAGGGAACGGCGGCCGGAGACCTCTGA
- a CDS encoding RICIN domain-containing protein: MVHKGQLVCYYSDENDYTGFNATTGVPTLDPANDTATDSKGQILVHKTWDGRSTAWSSPVVDIAGLTQDMGGGKSEIGGGRPGMTNVVRTTDGKWLLTFEYWAGGANTRYVLADDPLKFFRGPATGTGVTALPLDAGSRALATGGSPVLIRLPGGRLVYNAAGSGNVWVNESGRSDGAWKEYQTTSQAGYSRNLQYVEGTGRVSILNNQGTSTLRFAEVDLGHSDGAYHQLVNRKTDQVIGTGNKTNDANIGNGDVPDVRLEAPGSAANGDTQYWHVVTEPSGGVTLLNKSGGRAAAVWTGNATVGQRIGQWVDNTTTGSWNLIKTADGFYKLQSVKNTSLYLTGATEGAPLTLQSAVTDGSQDWELVQ, encoded by the coding sequence ATGGTCCACAAGGGCCAACTCGTCTGCTACTACTCCGACGAGAACGACTACACCGGATTCAACGCGACCACCGGCGTCCCGACCCTGGACCCCGCCAACGACACCGCCACGGACTCCAAGGGCCAGATCCTCGTCCACAAGACCTGGGACGGCCGCAGCACGGCGTGGAGCTCGCCCGTCGTCGACATCGCCGGACTGACCCAGGACATGGGCGGCGGCAAGTCGGAGATCGGCGGCGGACGCCCGGGCATGACGAACGTCGTCCGGACGACGGACGGCAAGTGGCTGCTGACCTTCGAGTACTGGGCCGGCGGAGCGAACACCAGATACGTGCTCGCCGACGACCCGTTGAAGTTCTTCCGCGGCCCCGCCACGGGCACGGGTGTCACCGCACTGCCGCTCGACGCCGGTTCCCGCGCTCTCGCGACGGGCGGCAGCCCGGTCCTCATCAGGCTCCCCGGCGGTCGCCTGGTCTACAACGCCGCCGGCAGCGGCAACGTCTGGGTCAACGAGAGCGGGCGCAGCGACGGCGCGTGGAAGGAGTACCAGACGACCTCGCAGGCCGGATACAGCCGCAACCTGCAGTACGTCGAGGGCACCGGCCGCGTCTCCATACTGAACAACCAGGGCACGTCGACGCTCCGCTTCGCCGAGGTCGACCTGGGCCACTCCGACGGCGCCTACCACCAACTGGTGAATCGCAAGACCGACCAGGTGATCGGCACCGGAAACAAGACCAACGACGCGAACATCGGCAACGGAGACGTTCCCGACGTCCGCCTGGAGGCGCCCGGTTCGGCGGCGAACGGGGACACCCAGTACTGGCATGTGGTGACCGAACCCAGCGGTGGCGTAACCCTGCTCAACAAGTCGGGCGGCCGCGCGGCGGCCGTCTGGACCGGGAACGCGACGGTCGGCCAACGGATCGGCCAGTGGGTCGACAACACCACCACGGGCAGCTGGAACCTCATCAAGACCGCCGACGGGTTCTACAAGTTGCAATCGGTCAAGAACACGAGCCTGTACCTGACCGGTGCGACCGAGGGCGCGCCGCTGACTCTGCAGAGCGCGGTCACCGACGGGTCACAGGACTGGGAACTCGTCCAGTAG
- a CDS encoding carbohydrate ABC transporter permease has translation MAATTAAYARKPRRAGPPRRRFGGPGPLFVAPFLILFLLLFLAPLGYAAYLSLFQQRLIGGTVFVGLDNYVTALQDPLLLHGVGRVALFFVIQVPLMLLLALVFALVLDSGLLRLARLIRLGIFVPYAVPSVVAALMWGYLYGPDFGPFAQLSRELDLPAPHFLSESWMLGSLANIVTWEFVGYNMIILYAALRTIPQDLYEAAAMDGAGAWRIAWSIKLPALRPALLLTLLFSVIGSFQLFNEPNHTSNWTNPYLYVLPQDVGNLKQGTLLLASVVSGDDHYYKEHKAADPNWTPSNDGDRKDLAIALYSSTDDGATWKVVNVIATGGWQGGSAGATGQNIAAANTNKQTPSGSRT, from the coding sequence ATGGCAGCCACCACCGCCGCCTACGCCAGGAAGCCGCGCCGAGCCGGACCGCCGCGCCGCCGGTTCGGCGGGCCGGGCCCCCTGTTCGTGGCCCCGTTCCTGATCCTCTTCCTCCTGCTGTTCCTCGCCCCGCTCGGCTACGCCGCCTACCTCAGCCTCTTCCAGCAACGCCTCATCGGCGGCACGGTCTTCGTCGGCCTGGACAACTACGTCACCGCCCTCCAGGACCCCCTGCTCCTGCACGGCGTCGGCCGCGTGGCCCTGTTCTTCGTGATCCAGGTCCCGCTGATGCTGCTGCTGGCCCTGGTGTTCGCCCTCGTCCTGGACAGCGGCCTGCTGCGGCTGGCGCGCCTGATCCGACTCGGCATCTTCGTGCCGTACGCCGTCCCGAGCGTGGTCGCCGCGCTCATGTGGGGCTATCTGTACGGCCCCGACTTCGGTCCGTTCGCCCAGCTCAGCCGGGAGCTGGACCTCCCGGCCCCGCACTTCCTCAGCGAGAGCTGGATGCTGGGCAGTCTGGCGAACATCGTGACCTGGGAGTTCGTCGGCTACAACATGATCATCCTGTACGCGGCGCTGCGCACCATCCCGCAGGACCTGTACGAGGCGGCCGCGATGGACGGGGCGGGCGCCTGGCGGATCGCCTGGTCGATCAAGCTGCCCGCGCTGCGGCCGGCGCTCCTGCTGACCCTGCTCTTCTCGGTGATCGGCAGCTTCCAGCTGTTCAACGAGCCGAACCACACGAGCAACTGGACCAACCCGTACCTCTACGTCCTGCCGCAGGACGTCGGGAACCTCAAGCAGGGCACCCTGCTCCTCGCGAGTGTCGTGTCGGGCGACGACCACTACTACAAGGAGCACAAAGCCGCCGACCCCAACTGGACGCCGTCCAACGACGGGGACCGCAAGGACCTGGCGATCGCCCTGTACTCCAGCACCGACGACGGCGCGACGTGGAAGGTCGTCAACGTCATCGCCACCGGCGGCTGGCAGGGCGGCAGCGCGGGCGCGACCGGCCAGAACATCGCCGCCGCGAACACGAACAAGCAGACCCCCTCTGGGAGCCGTACCTGA